In one Fluviispira vulneris genomic region, the following are encoded:
- a CDS encoding phosphatase PAP2 family protein, which yields MFSAPDLPPQEKDIAPLSWSQFNPGDLKQDLITLPLEAGLIEAINLSYTHRGLSIWPFQSESATKTSLPTTLSRSTLLPIGLGVTAVIFGGLKLSNNDFSLGTQLRGLLHAHLLNEIATATAKTTFQRKRPFYDTEVNSGVEPAEDDQFSFFSGHASHAFTFATYTSGLMLKYTNNPLLSWSYTAAAYTTAAWIASTRVNDHAHNVSDIIFGALVGTIISGAVFYRVQQVDSVHKKTDDKDLIFDYQFLPYTFQDNNKRSWYAGMFEIKF from the coding sequence ATGTTTTCTGCACCAGATCTTCCACCGCAAGAAAAAGATATTGCTCCACTCAGTTGGAGTCAATTTAATCCAGGTGATTTAAAGCAAGATCTGATTACATTGCCCCTCGAAGCTGGTCTTATTGAAGCTATCAATCTAAGTTACACACATCGCGGTCTAAGTATTTGGCCTTTTCAGTCTGAGAGTGCAACAAAAACAAGCTTACCAACAACACTTTCTCGCTCAACTTTACTTCCAATTGGTCTTGGCGTCACAGCAGTCATTTTTGGGGGATTGAAACTGAGCAATAATGATTTTTCTTTGGGGACTCAATTAAGAGGTTTGCTGCATGCGCATTTGTTAAATGAAATTGCCACAGCAACTGCCAAAACAACTTTTCAAAGAAAACGCCCTTTTTATGACACAGAAGTGAACTCTGGTGTTGAGCCTGCAGAAGATGATCAATTTAGTTTCTTTAGTGGACATGCATCGCATGCTTTTACTTTTGCAACGTACACAAGTGGTCTAATGCTAAAGTACACAAACAATCCTTTACTAAGCTGGAGCTACACTGCTGCTGCTTATACAACTGCTGCTTGGATAGCTTCTACCCGAGTAAATGATCATGCACACAATGTAAGTGATATTATTTTTGGCGCTCTTGTTGGAACAATCATATCTGGTGCTGTTTTTTATAGAGTCCAGCAAGTTGATTCTGTGCATAAAAAAACGGATGACAAAGATTTAATTTTTGACTATCAATTTCTACCATACACTTTTCAAGATAATAACAAAAGATCTTGGTATGCGGGTATGTTTGAAATAAAATTCTAA
- a CDS encoding LolA family protein, with amino-acid sequence MIKKIFKCFFIYSLLFSTQAFSENIEIKAKIEQNFDKTVQNVLNEASKQKFFLVEFTQSSFSLLRNKVTESSGLLYIKKPYSFRYEILKPRNELYVSNGKDFWKYIESLKHAQYLKNSAQELGFINILTNLAQIKKYYIVSEWTDEEAKKLNHSANMSSLESDIPPEKNNDYILLKLVPKGDKQQKVLYARVQVKTGLIQELRIVQLNGNRIRLVFSNYSQKPISDDVFNFTPPQGIAVDKM; translated from the coding sequence ATGATAAAAAAAATATTCAAGTGTTTTTTTATTTATTCATTACTATTTAGCACTCAAGCATTCTCTGAAAATATTGAAATAAAAGCAAAAATAGAGCAAAATTTTGACAAAACTGTCCAAAACGTCCTAAATGAAGCATCCAAACAGAAATTTTTTCTAGTAGAGTTTACGCAGAGTTCTTTCTCATTGCTACGTAATAAGGTAACTGAATCGAGTGGATTATTATACATAAAAAAACCTTATTCATTTCGCTATGAAATTCTAAAACCTCGAAATGAACTTTATGTCTCTAATGGAAAAGACTTTTGGAAATATATTGAAAGTCTTAAACATGCTCAATATCTAAAAAATTCTGCACAAGAACTTGGATTTATAAATATATTGACAAACCTCGCACAAATTAAAAAATATTATATTGTATCCGAATGGACTGATGAAGAAGCAAAAAAACTGAATCACTCGGCAAATATGTCATCGCTTGAATCTGACATCCCTCCAGAAAAAAACAATGATTATATTCTTTTGAAATTGGTACCGAAAGGAGACAAACAACAAAAAGTTTTATACGCTAGAGTTCAGGTGAAGACTGGATTAATACAAGAACTTCGTATTGTTCAGCTCAATGGGAATCGAATCCGTCTTGTGTTTTCTAACTACTCACAGAAACCCATTTCGGATGATGTGTTCAATTTTACACCCCCACAAGGTATAGCTGTGGATAAAATGTAA
- a CDS encoding LOG family protein, producing MKKSSIGVFCSAKNNIPDEFLKFAFNFGAFLAKNNFKIVYGGGNQGMMRQVAEGAIAENGEICGIITNEFIKKEGNFEKLSENLICETLEERKKLLISHSDVLCILPGGFGSLDEFLTTIQFNARNTPQKTVIIIDFLDFYAPFLNWLEDISNINMIDKPSNYFCIARTIQDVEKLLL from the coding sequence ATGAAAAAATCTTCTATAGGAGTTTTTTGTTCAGCAAAAAATAATATACCTGATGAGTTTCTAAAATTTGCATTTAACTTTGGCGCATTTCTTGCGAAAAATAATTTCAAGATTGTTTATGGTGGTGGGAACCAAGGGATGATGAGGCAAGTTGCTGAAGGAGCTATAGCAGAAAATGGTGAAATATGTGGGATCATAACAAATGAATTTATCAAAAAAGAAGGAAATTTTGAAAAACTCAGTGAAAATTTAATTTGCGAGACATTAGAGGAAAGAAAAAAACTTTTAATTTCTCACTCCGATGTGCTATGTATTCTTCCTGGAGGCTTTGGCAGTCTAGATGAATTTTTAACAACAATCCAATTTAACGCAAGAAACACTCCACAAAAGACCGTTATAATAATTGATTTTCTTGATTTTTATGCACCCTTTTTGAACTGGCTTGAGGATATTTCAAATATTAATATGATCGATAAGCCATCTAACTATTTTTGTATAGCCAGAACAATACAAGATGTAGAAAAATTACTTTTATAA
- the lgt gene encoding prolipoprotein diacylglyceryl transferase gives MNPSYQYWRFDLSPYVFQVMNINFNWVTTIWGASLLIIFFGTSLFLTRKKISSTKKLITNSNQNENKLKLNKLLTRFEYFETILIYVLGIFIILFTLQKMNIHWGLRWYSTMYLIGFMAVYFSCMHWIKKKSLMMTENMLMNLILACILGMLIGARSAYVFIYNWDLYKDHPLDAIATWEGGLSFHGGIVGVSLALLIFCRKYKIPFFHLSDKLALVVPIGIGMGRIGNFFNGELWGRPISSHVPWAIIFPDGGPLPRHPSQIYQSLAEGWGLFLTLFIISRFKQKEGTLSACFVIFYGFYRFIVEYFRAADPQLNYYSLTTFTWEPLSRLGQLQWWQYVTMGQILNILTILAGILFLFLTRRNIQENSTEWLNRINTFYKTHKIEKS, from the coding sequence ATGAACCCATCCTATCAATACTGGAGATTTGACTTAAGCCCCTATGTTTTTCAAGTCATGAATATTAATTTTAATTGGGTCACAACAATATGGGGTGCTTCCCTTTTAATAATATTTTTTGGCACAAGTCTCTTTTTAACACGAAAAAAAATATCTTCCACAAAAAAACTGATAACAAATTCAAATCAAAATGAAAACAAGTTAAAACTAAATAAATTATTGACACGATTCGAATATTTCGAAACGATCCTTATTTATGTATTAGGAATTTTCATTATACTTTTTACTCTACAAAAAATGAATATTCATTGGGGTCTACGTTGGTATAGCACAATGTATCTCATAGGATTTATGGCAGTCTATTTTTCATGTATGCATTGGATAAAAAAGAAAAGTCTGATGATGACAGAAAATATGTTAATGAATTTAATTCTTGCTTGCATATTAGGCATGCTTATTGGTGCTAGATCAGCATATGTGTTCATATATAATTGGGATCTATATAAAGATCACCCACTCGATGCGATAGCTACCTGGGAAGGAGGACTTTCATTTCACGGTGGAATTGTCGGTGTTTCATTAGCTTTATTGATTTTTTGTAGAAAATATAAAATTCCCTTCTTTCATCTTTCAGACAAACTCGCTCTGGTTGTGCCAATTGGAATTGGGATGGGACGCATAGGAAACTTTTTTAATGGTGAGCTCTGGGGGCGTCCAATTTCAAGCCATGTCCCTTGGGCAATTATATTTCCTGACGGAGGCCCCTTACCACGCCACCCAAGTCAAATTTATCAAAGTTTGGCAGAAGGATGGGGGTTATTTTTGACTCTTTTTATAATATCAAGATTTAAACAAAAGGAGGGAACTCTTTCTGCTTGTTTTGTTATTTTCTATGGCTTTTATAGATTTATTGTTGAATACTTTCGAGCCGCAGACCCCCAATTAAATTACTACAGCTTAACAACTTTTACTTGGGAACCTCTCTCTCGTCTAGGCCAACTCCAATGGTGGCAATATGTTACCATGGGACAGATCTTAAATATCCTAACAATTTTAGCCGGTATTCTTTTTCTTTTTTTGACACGCAGAAATATTCAAGAAAATAGTACAGAATGGTTAAATAGAATAAATACGTTTTACAAAACTCATAAAATTGAAAAGTCATAA
- the cdaA gene encoding diadenylate cyclase CdaA, translated as MNFLESIKTILSWRSIVDIAIVATLFYNIISILKGTRAAQVLIGMLVIFIAFVISSSLQFETIHWIISKFYASFIIVVIVLFQDDIRRLLTRVGRGPFVTGLDVLSGTHIIEEVTNAAKSLSHERIGALIVFERSVGLDKLYDHSVKLDAIVSEQLLSSIFQSFSPLHDGAVIIQKTRINCASAQLPLSKNPRFSKKMGTRHSAAVGISEETDAVVLVVSEETGNISIAWEGNLQKQSSVEAARKMLSVLLIPRGQKSNLVYWIENKVIFKYYKLSNKIKSTLMHSKVLSTGLDGDKRKNTDKLTNQKKVSSLESLALQQIEQENKLAANAPRNIHIKFPKNSKTKDITSSEIKFITSNINISPTLNIKKEENEENFYTNSEESDDVNNQESEIKTTQTSKINSALKALNDLAPEDRFDPPIPKSTPPRDVSIGGIPLNPPIEQKNNKEKSIANDKDKDEKK; from the coding sequence ATGAATTTCTTAGAAAGTATAAAAACAATTTTATCTTGGAGATCAATAGTAGATATAGCTATTGTCGCAACTCTATTTTATAATATTATTTCTATTTTAAAAGGCACACGTGCGGCTCAAGTCCTTATCGGAATGCTCGTTATTTTTATAGCTTTTGTAATTTCGAGCTCTCTCCAATTCGAAACGATTCATTGGATAATCAGCAAATTTTATGCGTCATTTATAATCGTAGTTATCGTTCTATTTCAAGATGATATCAGACGTTTGCTCACACGTGTTGGGCGAGGTCCATTTGTCACGGGTCTTGATGTGCTCTCTGGGACTCATATAATTGAGGAAGTAACAAATGCTGCTAAATCATTGAGTCATGAACGAATTGGAGCCCTCATTGTCTTTGAAAGATCTGTTGGCCTCGATAAGCTCTATGACCACAGTGTAAAATTAGATGCCATTGTATCTGAGCAACTCTTAAGCAGCATATTTCAGTCATTCTCTCCATTACATGATGGCGCTGTTATCATACAAAAAACCCGAATCAATTGCGCTTCTGCACAATTGCCTCTTTCAAAAAATCCTCGTTTTTCTAAGAAAATGGGAACACGCCACAGTGCTGCCGTTGGAATTTCAGAAGAGACCGATGCTGTTGTTTTGGTCGTAAGCGAAGAAACCGGGAATATATCGATTGCTTGGGAAGGTAATCTCCAAAAACAAAGTTCAGTTGAAGCAGCTCGTAAAATGTTGTCTGTTTTGCTTATTCCGCGTGGGCAAAAATCAAATTTAGTCTATTGGATAGAAAATAAAGTGATTTTTAAATATTATAAATTATCTAATAAAATTAAATCTACGCTCATGCATTCTAAAGTATTATCGACTGGCTTAGACGGTGATAAACGAAAAAATACTGATAAATTGACCAATCAAAAGAAAGTATCTTCGCTTGAAAGTCTTGCTCTTCAACAAATAGAACAAGAAAATAAACTTGCTGCAAATGCTCCACGCAATATCCACATAAAATTCCCAAAAAATTCAAAAACAAAAGACATTACATCGTCTGAAATTAAATTTATTACAAGCAATATAAATATATCACCCACTTTAAATATCAAAAAAGAAGAAAACGAAGAAAATTTTTACACAAATTCAGAAGAAAGTGATGATGTAAACAATCAAGAAAGCGAAATAAAGACAACTCAGACAAGTAAAATTAATTCTGCATTAAAAGCGCTAAATGACCTAGCACCTGAGGATAGATTCGATCCACCTATTCCAAAATCAACACCACCAAGAGATGTCTCGATTGGTGGCATCCCACTCAATCCTCCAATAGAACAAAAAAATAACAAAGAAAAGTCTATTGCTAATGATAAAGATAAGGATGAGAAGAAATAA